agataagtcacttaatgggcttattttattgtataTAAGCCTTagattgggttatgtatgtgggCCTTTGAtcacatgggttttctttgtaatggaccactttaatgggcctaaactatgggtagaaagtaagaaaatgggatttaattcattactttagttagagtcatgttttgagtttatttcctttattatttcaatttcctagttagtttaggtttcccaattagttaaggattgggttaggcctttcctttttagtgtttgagtcagttttgagtcttttatataagtttgtaagggactacaacatgaatatgaatttattaatgaaaaaaaaaatggcttatGTTGCTTTGCTGTGGgatgggtgagatgccctaggtgagatgcctaaacccaaggattaaagtatcggtcgccgtatcggtcggccaaaattaagatacgtatcggagggtatcgtatcttatcggagatacgctaaagatacgcacataaatggataggaaacacttttttatacacttttgcataaaaaattagttaaaaaaagttatatataacatgtattatgcataaacagtaaattgagagtatcgcactaagaatccaaggtttatagttgtcctataaatgtaaaatccttgttcccaaccttgattttcactttagttagagagaaaaatggttgacagcaactttggaacaaaaacacctcaaaaaattgtgtttttctaaaaaattacccattttggccattttatgaccgtatcggtgtgtatcggtcgatacataccgatacacaccgatacgtatcgatacataccgatacatatcgaaacgtacatttcacttcaattttgaattttccatagagtatcggtacgtatcggtgagtatcggtacatatcggcgtgtatcggtgtgtatcggtgtgtatcgtaagatacgtatcgatacaaaaggattttaaaaattgtatgtatcgtatcggtcagtatcgtatcggtaaaggccgatacggatacgtattagccgatacaatacaatacggaccgatactttaaaccatgcctaaacctgagggtgagatgcccattcactagttcttcttcccccttctcaaccctccatcgaattctctttcttttcttgttttctttttatttttttgttgtgagAGAGTTTTTGAGAtctagaatttcagatcctgcctgggattaggatcacttgtgattctagttctccATTAATTTCAATTTGCAATAAATCACTTTTCCATattggagcattcaaaggcctttgttgcacatgtccatgccacctcaaaagATTTTTTCACAACTTATCATGAATTTATACCTTTTGAAATCCTCttcatcttttgttttttaccAAGTTTTAAAACTGGATTTCTTAGCCTAAATTGTTGTTTGAACATCCTcaccccaccaccaagtctcccttTAGATTCACCTAAAACATCCTAAGCTGAATTTCTCCACTTTATGTTAAGGCCATCACCTAAATCCCACCTTCCATGTGATACTAATTTATTAGTAAATGTCTTCAAGTTTTTAAGTTCCACCGTCTTCACCTAGGGAAAATATTCTCACTTCTCTTACAATTCGGTGTTCCAAAATGCATATCTAAGGTCATTAACCTATGTTGCATAACAATCTTGACATGATAACCTATCAGCTTGTCTAGCTagaaagaaatctatttggctacTATGAACAACAGATTGAAGCTtcttacaaataaaaataaaaaaactaggCCTATCATGGATGGAATAGAAATTATACTCATatacaaattttcttttattttgtattcCATGATCATTGATCTGGATTATGCAAAGTTTCATAGATAACTCCACGGAATTCACTGTtacactacaaaaaaaaatctactgtATGCATTAAAGGAATTTCTTTTGAAAGGAGAAAATACTCTCAGCTGAATTTATTGAACCAGAATAGCAGCTTCCTATTGCTGCTATAGTTCATTTcctcttcaaaaaaatttagttcacttccccacccccctcccGGGTGCTACAATCAGCTTGATAGCAGTTGCTAAAAAATGTGCTAGAGCATGGAACTTCAATTTGTCAAACCTACCAACTTCTTCTGAGTCCTAGTATCACAATTATAGTAGTAGGATCCGAAACATAACAAAGGCCAGAATATGAATAAAGCACATCCTAACAGTTGGCACCAGGAGGACAACTAAATGAATAAAACAACATCAATGTTGAGGTCTGGGATACATCAACATCATTCAGGAATCAATCAAAGAAATGCTCTGCAAGTCCAACACATTGAAACAACTCAGCAACTTGTACATTCTATGGTTAATAACTTACATAACACAGATCACCTCATTAAAGCAAAAAAAACAGGAATCCCAAATGATCACAAGTTGGTAAATCCATCAATATATCCAATTTCCTCAGTTATTTAACAGAGATGAGAATCTCCGTGGATCCAACAGTACAAATAGTTTTTGGCATTGCATGTCAACAGCACCATTTATCACTTCCAGATTATTTATTAGCATAAAAAAATTTTAGCGCCATTATTTGATAGCTTCTAGATTATTTTTGCagaattaagaagaaaataaaagcatggaTAACAAATTGGTGACTCTTAAAGAAATTTAAGTTATAAGGAAATTTATGGGCAACATATCTCTGAGTTCTTCCTTAGAATGCCATTCAAATTTAGGAAGCCACATAATTTCAAATTGGAAGCTTGGGTGTAAAAACCATAAACGAAAATTGAAGAGGAAATCATGTTCGGTGCCTCAAGTACAATACAAATATCAAATTCTAGTTCCAAACTCACACCACATTCCGTAAAttcagaagagggaatgggaaaaaataataataataataataaataaataaataaataaaattaaaattaaaattaaaatcaaaattaacataGGAAGGGGGAAACCTCTAACAATGACATATTGATTGATCTCTTAGCAACAGATCCTGATACACTCTAAACCTCTtctaataaagaaagaaatgatattAGAAACCCCAACGACAATGAACTCAACAACTGCAAACTTTCCCTAGCCTTCTTCACAAATCAAAAAGAGCCAATAGATTTTCTCATTTTCCTCTTCTGAGATTAATGGAATTGCAATTTGCAAAACCGAACCATAGACACAGACTTAAAAGTCAGATTAAGCAAACGAAACCGAAGATAATTTagaggggaaagaaagaaaagtaccCGCTTGCTTCTTCTCTGCAGGGGTTCCACTCCTTTGAAGGATTTCAAGATCGACGAGAGTAAGAGACATCAAACCAAGCGTTAAACCAGACATGATACCAGCGAAGAGGACGAGCAAGCATGAGATTCCTGCGTAAAGTAACCATTGAAATGATCCTAAAGCGACATCATTTTGCAGAGCGAAATCTCTCGTCGTCATTCGAGCTACGGCTAAAGCATTGACGAGCAACATCGATTCCACTTCTAGATTTGCCAGAAGGAGAAGCCAATCTGAGAAATAAATAACCGAAGAGAAGTAGCAATTATGGCCTAAAGTCCAACTCTGAACGGTAATCGGCCATAGTTAAGAGAAATCGTAGTAGCCATAGTAGGCTTTTGGGCGGCTCTGTTATTTGTTTTTCACTTCTGGTACGATGGATTACGTGGCTGGAAGGAAGCATCAAGGTCGTGAATTTcgagagagaagaaaatcacatgGGACAGAACGTAAAAAATGATTTCTACGAATTCTATCATCAAAAGTCCAGTGACGTGCCAATGGAAAATACGTACATTGTGACctgtcaaagaaaaagaatgttttAAGGATACCCATCCAGTCAATTCCAGAGCCGCTTCTGTAGACTTAATCGAGTCTGATATGTTTTTGTCTGAGTTGGATTGACTGATTAATGAACATGTTTGGTTTTGAATCGTATTCCACCTCACCCGGAGGACGTCCGACTGACCTGACACATATATGAGTCCAACATAAGTCGATTCTTTTAAGTTCGACCGAACCTCAACCTTTTActgtttgaaaatttcattttaccaCTAATAAAATTCACGAAGAACTCAATAGTTCAAGTGGATTTGCTTTAATTATGAAGATGAATAAGAAATTGATCGATCAACCATCTTTAACAATagataattaaatttaaaataaaatttatttaattgtggtggGGATTAATGTTAGGTTTGCACGAtatacttgaagtagaatagtGCTTTCAATGGAATAAGCTTATCAACTTGAGTACTTTGACTATTGCATATTATTTAAGAAGGTTCTCTTATAACCCATTTAGGAATAAACAAGTTCGTAGCCTGACTAATGTTAGATTAAGACTCATTTATGATAGTCCAATTATAGCTCAAGACCGACCAATCTGATTATAAACCATACCATATCCACGCAAACAAAGCCCGTTGAACTAAATGAGCGTTCATGGTACAACCCTAAACCAGCTAAGCTCTATTGCGACTGGCCCATCCTGACCGGTTGACACCACTAGCTAAACCTAATGTGCATGGAGCAACTGGGTCTTTTTACACCACACTTACTTGTGTCTAGACATGGGGAAACGCTAAAGAGACATCAATATTTTTCCTATATAATATACATGTTTAAGTAAGGATTGACAAAACTCTTTATGCTTATGAAAGAAATAGTTTGTTTATCATGTGAGAgtaatgaagaaataaaatgggatttttttttttttaaatatcacaTAGGTATGGGAGAGAGGATGAATGGGGAAGACTCGGAGATAAAGGAAAAACAAGAGAATATATAGGTTTAACATGTTGAGGTTATCTTCATTATCGTTTCTCAAAACTAGTATGTAAGATTACCATTGAGAAACTAGCATGTAAACCGATTGTGAATCAAATAACAAAAATCAAATAGAAACCAGTAAATCAATAAAGCCTGATCGAATTCAAAATGATCGTAATATTGGTTGATTCCTCTCcaattcgattttggttttacatCATCAAAATTTAAATTACAACAAAAACCAGACCCAATCCTTATCTTATACGGATAATTGCataattgtaataaaaaaatgCCTATGTACGATTATACCCTCAATGTTATCAAACACTGCAGTGGTCCATGAGCAATTAAGGatggttttaaattttaattcacTATACAGACCCTTATCAATCACGACAAAGTTTTCCGAGATTATCGCAGAATTGGATTAGAGCTGAAATTTTTAAGACACTTGATCCAAAGTCCCCTGTTCACCTGTCAATTTAAATCAAAGTAGAATCGGCGAGTGACAGCATCAGATttagattttgaaaatcttGAGAAGATTGAAAGGAGTGTCGGAGTAACCATACGTTTTTTCAACTTTGGTAGGCCATTTCTATTGTTTTTGCTTGCACCAAAGTTTTTTTTCACACACAGCCGTCTTGAATCTTGATGGGAGGGatcttttctccttcatttatttattatttataagaaaTGATGAGAACatgaaacaataaataaataaataaataacttaaaATCATCTCCATTCACTGCATTGGTACAATGAACATTAGGTGGTTGAAAGTCCATCGGAACACCTACCCAAATATTCTAATTACCAGATATTCACTGCACCTCACTGCTTGCTATAGACAATttgaaccaaaagaaaaaatcagcATCAATCATAACGAGAAGAGTCCTTGCTTGTTGGAGGTATTAATGGTTGCAAGTATCAATCCACTCATGAATGCACAGAAAAACAGATCCATTTACCCGTGAAATTGTGAATTGTCAGAAAAAAGCAGAGTACTAGATGTAACGAGAATTAATCacctaaatatttttttttccactagaAACGTGACTCTTGCACAATGGGACGGGTATTGCAAAACATTTGTATATAAAGGGGGAGTGACTACGAAGCCATATGACAACAATTCTAGTCTACAAGAGTGATTTTGAGGTGGTATTGATTTTTCCTCATCCCATGATCTGTGGGAGTAAGATTGATTCAATTTATACGTTCACTTTGTGACCCCTCTTGCATCCATAATAGAAGATAGTCTACAAAACGAAGGCAATCTGAGTCATTGAAATCATAATCATCAACAACTGTGAGAAGAATCAACAGAAAGGAAATTAGAGTTCTCAGTAGCTCTAGAAACAGAACAAGGACAAACCCCTGAATTTTTCTCCTATTACTTTCATTCCAAAGCAGTCTTCTAGAATTGAGATCATGTGACCCAGCATAAAAATAGTGGCCAGGTAACGATATAATAATGCAGCAGAAAAACCAACAATGCTAATCCACGCAGCAATGACACCATCAGCAGTAACTAGAATGAAAGCCCCAATCATGACTAGACATAGACACACAAGCAAAACATACAGTTCTGCGACGACGAACCTTTTCTATGTCACTCGGATCAGCATTAACAACTCCTCCACTCTTATAACGTTACCTTCGTAAGTTACGGCAGATGAGCATATAGTTGCAGCCATCCCAGATAGAGAAATAACATAGAAGACCAGTAAGAAAGTAAATTCAAGACACCAAAATTCAGGCATCTGTCTGGGATGTAGAATGGTTGTAATTCAAGTACTCAAGTTTTCCAGCAAAGGCCGAGCTAAGACAACATCAAACATAAAAAAGGATGGAAAAGGGAATAGGTAGAAGGTTTGTGACCGAGACCATGAGTTTCCTATTTCTAGACGTAAGCTTGATGGCTGTTCTCAGAACTCCAGTTACATCCAACATTATAGATGTCCCTGAGCCTATGCGATTGAAGTGGTGGGTAAAGAGGTTTTCTCTTAACTATGGGTAAAGGAAAAGTTTTTCTGGGAGACATTTTGGGATTGTTCAGAAATAATTGAGCTATAGACCAATGTTCTCTCTCGTAAATGGTGTTGCCCTTAAATAACATAACCTGTCTAATGCATGTGTCTGGAGTCTGGACTTCACTATTAGACACCAAATCAAGATATCTGATCATATATCACTGATCTCTGTGGACGAGGATGACAAGATCTGTACAGTGCCAATGGTATCTCGCAGAAAGGGAACAGCCAAAACCTGATACATTTTCTGacattttaatttgtttatcaTCCTTATAGCCCACGAACATGACAGATCATTGATACTTCCACCAATTTTCTGTCACCAATTTTTTGCTATTTGTTGGTAGGCATGCTAATAGGAAGATTCAGATACACAACTACAACCAGAAAGGAGAATAAAGAATGATTTCCATATCCTAccagaagaaagggaaaaaagaaggggcggaggggaagagagagagagagagtgagtgagtgatTTACATATCAGACTTTTTAAGCCACTCAATCAACTGCTCCACTTCCATATCCCCAGTCCAAATTCCAAAGGGCTAAGCTAAAGCGGGGAAATGAGGGAATGTTCTGGTCAAAATTTGTAAGGCGTAGACTTTAACTGCCTTGAAGGAGATTCAGGCTTCGCAATCATAACAACAAAAAACCTGCCATCGAGAAACTGAACACACATCATCAAAGTCGGTAGAATACCTTTTTAATTCCCAAGTTCAACCAAAAATATCACAAATTTACTAACTACAAACCTTTCCATCCATCTCTTTGGCAGCCAATTGGGCAGACTCTTCATCAGTAAACCAAACATATGCAAATCCCAAAGATTGTTTTGATTGTCTATCAGGTATGATTTTCACTGGAAGAGAACAGGAAATaatcaatgaaataaaaaaggacCCATCatgtaaataaaaaagatactaATCATAGTTTTGAAAACGTCCGCTATAAGtttcaatctaaaaaaaaaagagagggttAAGCTTTTGGAATCGAAGCCAATCCGATGTTGTTGGATGTATCTGCCAATCCGTCAGTAATCAAACTTTGTGGTCATGTCGCACATTGAAACACACactggggggtgggggggggggggggggggatgtccATGTCATCATCTAGTCATATTCTGATTCAAGGATGAtactttcaaaattttttaagaGTTCATCCCCTCAGAAGAATTTGGACCATGTAAGAAACAAGGAAAATAGCCTATACATTGCCGGTTCATATGTCTGAGATCATGTGGCCAGTCCAGAGAACAGAGAACAGCTGATGGCGAAGGAAACCCTTtctaaaaaggggaaaagaatgaACAATAGAACCAACAAGAAGAAGCTTTCATGTTAGCATGCTACAAATGACAATGTGACATTATTGACAAGATGAGTAGGGATGGAACCTCTGCTAACGTTCCCAAACTGTGAAAAAATCCTGCTCAAGAACCCTTCAGAAGTTGATGGTGAGAGTCCTGCACTTAGATGGCAGACTTTAGAAACATGGTTATCTCAGTGCAGAGTGTTACCTTAGAAGGTACAAAGTAACCAAGAGCAGGACTATGTACTACAGAAAATTGGATGACATTATATGGTATGAGAAATTCGAGTTAGAACAAACTGATAAATAGTTTCGGTAAATAATATAACATATTGAAATGAATTACTgaaatattattaaaagaaaaaaattcccgCCATCGGTTTTGGTACTAAATTATTGCCATCAGCAATTTGAATATGTTGATTTTTCAGAAGGCATTTGAACATTCTAAGTATGGAAGGCAGAAAAGGAATTAAGGAATTTGAACATTCTATTAAAACAATCTTTGACTAGCTGTAGACAATTAATGTAGGAAACTCCACATAACATTAGAACTGTAACATCAAAAAACTTTTCTTATTAACACAACAAGAACTCCTAAACATCCAATTGTTTAAACAGCTCCATCAGAATACTGAAATTGCAATTCAAAACTCTTCCAAAGGTCCACTATGGAGAAACAACCAACAGATCTAAGAGCTAAGCAGAGTTAACAATTAGAATGATAAATCCTCCTCACATGAGTACAATTTTAAAGAACCACCAGCTATTTTCTTAAGGATATCACAAACCAGATGATTCAGATCCATGCAACTTGCAATTCTTGACATAATAAAACCAAGCAAAATCTCGTGATACAGCTCCATCTTCAATAGAGTTTAAATTTAGGGAAATGGCTCCAACTCCAATAGAACCAGGAGATTAACGACTATAAAATTGGAATCAAGCATGGCACGTTTAACCTCAAACGAAATGGTTCTTATTATATTCAACTTGAATACAACGATCCAAGATAAGATTATCGGTggaatttgataaaaaaaaagtgtcaacAAAAACTTCAACGGCAATAAGCTAATGGAAATATACCTTTGATGAAGATTCTCGTCGAATGAGATTTTTCGCCCTTgcccgaagaagaagaagagctcgGGCAACAGCGTAAGCTCTGAAGAGATGAGCTATGATTCACATGAGCATAAACCGAGATGCCTAAGGTCCTATGCACGATTCTTCTCGGGGTGAGGGTTTCTGCAATCGAGATTTTAGGAATCGAGTAAGACCTGCGGATTGGAAGTGATGATGTAGAGGAAGGACAAAAGGAGACCAGAGCCATCTAAAACCCTACTTCCACTGGTCTCAACATCTGGTTCTCCCTTCAAATTTTCTGAAAATGGAAATGAGTTTCCGGGGAAACTGCCGCTGAGTTGTGAGTACCACCACTCGTCGTGAGACTCGTGAGTCGTGACCCGAGACTTTTGTATGTACTCTGTTTTGCTTGGGCTGGACTCTGGTCCTAATCCTTGCTGGGCCGAAGCCCATCACGGTGGATTGTTTTTGTTCTAAGATGCATAAAAGTTTATAATGTAAGGCTATGTTTGAAAgccaagaaaacaaataacCACTTCATTGTTAGGCCTGAGCAAAACACGAGAGGTTAGAAAAGGCATTATAAACATTTAGGAGGATCAGAACTATGCACCAAAGCCATGATGTGGGTgtttggtagaaaaaaaaagctTGTAAAGATATTCAGCATTGGTCCACACTTCCTTAAACTTGACTCCCATCATATGATTACGTTTTCCCCGCTTGATCATATTCAAATATGATTGGTAACGTAcaacaaaaaatctaaaaataatttattaaataatcactattttttcataaaatattcTATGATTCAAAAAATCTAGCCAAGTAAAATCAATAATTTGATTCTTGCCAAACATCCTAGTGTGAAGTcttgctcccc
This Macadamia integrifolia cultivar HAES 741 chromosome 10, SCU_Mint_v3, whole genome shotgun sequence DNA region includes the following protein-coding sequences:
- the LOC122091281 gene encoding DUF21 domain-containing protein At4g14240-like, with the protein product MLLVNALAVARMTTRDFALQNDVALGSFQWLLYAGISCLLVLFAGIMSGLTLGLMSLTLVDLEILQRSGTPAEKKQAAAILPVVQKQHQLLVTLLLCNACAMEVIVQLGFPLLMIC
- the LOC122090802 gene encoding organelle RRM domain-containing protein 2, mitochondrial isoform X1; its protein translation is MALVSFCPSSTSSLPIRRSYSIPKISIAETLTPRRIVHRTLGISVYAHVNHSSSLQSLRCCPSSSSSSGKGEKSHSTRIFIKGLSPSTSEGFLSRIFSQFGNVSRVKIIPDRQSKQSLGFAYVWFTDEESAQLAAKEMDGKFLDGRFFVVMIAKPESPSRQLKSTPYKF
- the LOC122090802 gene encoding U11/U12 small nuclear ribonucleoprotein 31 kDa protein isoform X2, with translation MALVSFCPSSTSSLPIRRSYSIPKISIAETLTPRRIVHRTLGISVYAHVNHSSSLQSLRCCPSSSSSSGKGEKSHSTRIFIKGLSPSTSEGFLSRIFSQFGNVSRVKIIPDRQSKQSLGFAYVWFTDEESAQLAAKEMDGKVFCCYDCEA